The nucleotide window GTAAGGAGGTGGCTGATGAGACTAAAACTCAAACCGTAGGGTCAGAGTTCAGGTTGGGGTTAGGGTCAGTGTTTAACCTATTGCTCCCCGTCCCCTAACCCAGGGTTTTCCCCAGAATTTTTTCACAGCATATGGGAGAACTTGGTGTGGTATAGCTGCATGGCAAACACTGCAGGGGCGAGTATTATAGGGAAGGTCTGGGGTCAACTCCCTGTCCCCTGGCAAAAGTTTGAAATGTATAACcatctgaaacactatttcctgcatttgataggggaggtgatggtcttgtggttaaacgttgggcttgagaccaggttcaaatcccatcctgactggaaaatcactaagggcccttgggcaaggtccgtaaacctctagttgctcctggtgtttagtgagcaccttgtgtggcagcaccctgacatcggggtgaatgtgaggcattgttgtaaTGCATTTTTTGCACTTAGCAGCGGATCGATGGCAGCAGTTTTACGTGAAGTTTTTCTTGTCTTATCAGGTGACAGCACGTTATCTTCTTCTGTGGTGCTACGCTGAAGAACTCGATGTCCCAGCAGGCAGCTAACATGAAGAACAGAGTCAGTAGCGGCACATTAGGTAACAAACCAATCACTGTGTCTTCCCTCGTGTTTCTTGGCTGCTGATTGGATGTTGAGATGAGCTTCCTGTTTGTTGGTTTCAGCTTGTGTCTGTTGTGTTTTGATgacatcataataataatgataataataattttatttataaatcgtgtaaaaacaaaacacagacagtAAGATACAAAccaaaaattatttaaaatgaatCAAATTAATTCAAGAACCATAACAAAGAATAAATAAATGGGTCTTTAGCTTTGCCAGTCGAATGTCCATAGGAAGTTCGTTCCACAGCTTCGGTGCAGACCGAAGCATGGGACATCACCATCACAGCTTCAAAGATCAAAGTGGAAGAAGTAGACCTGGCATGATGATCAATATATCAACTGTTCGATATATAAAGATGCATGCCATCTTTTTGCTGGTCTTGAAAAGTCACCCTTTATGTGCACATTTGCTCTCGCCAACAATTTAGCAACTTGCACAGCTTCttttgctcaaatgagttatatttgtgaccctcaACAGCAAATAAGATAAACCTAGatctataaataagagcaacacccccgccttgcttcacatcacaagggacgtgactaaatatatgccagtgggcaggcctcatttaaggggaggacagctgtaggtttaagacaggtttcacttaacccaatcatatctaagtgatgatcaataattagatcattgatcaacaatgattttgaagacagtgatcttatgttaatgagacccagtctaaggacctcagtggggttgacagttgacctgtttggatttaggggtggttacagagtagcatatataagatgtctagaAGTAGGttcaggtttgagacattccatgcgcgttATAGGTAGCAGagatgaaatctttgctattgctgaaaCAACCATTCATGCACCAACACTTGATGCAGATTATGAAGAGAAGGAATTTTTCTGTGCCAAGCTGGGCACCATTCTATCTGCTATTCCAGCACCTGACAACATCCTCCTTCTCTGTAACTTCAGTGCCCGGGTCAGAAAGGACCACTAGCTCTGGAACAGAGCCATCGGAGGAAACGGAGTGGGCAAGTGCAATGTCAAAGGCGCCCTGCTACTCACAAAGTGCTCTGAATATGGTCTCACCATCACCAATACCATCTTCAGGCAAAAGTTCAAAGTCTCTTGGCAACACCCTTGCTCCAAGCATTGGCACTTATTCAACTGCATCATTGTCTGAAAGCCCCACCAGAATGATGTCCTGTCCACCAAGGCAATGACTGGTGCAGATGACTGTTGGATGGATCATTGTCTGATCTGCTCCAGGATCCAGCTGAACATCCACCCCCAAGAGGAGGCCTGGACACTGCAAAACTGTTAACAGGTTCAACTTTGCCAAGCTCAAAGATCCagaaacaacatgaaaaaattccCCACAAAGTACTCTTCCTCCTCACCATTGGAAGTTGCTCAAGGCAGCTGTAACGACAGCCTGCCAAGGAAGACTTGGACACTAGAAGAGGAAGCACCAGGATGGCTTGATGAGAATGACCAGGTCCTCCATTGCCTCATCGACCAAAAGCTTTCCCTGACCTCCAATAAGATCCAACCTCACAAGATAAAACAGTCTCAACTCCagcaaagcagcagtacaaattgAAACTCAAAAACAGAAAAATCAGTGGCGAATCAGTAAGGCTGCTGAAATCCAAGCCCCTGCCGACAGAAGTAACTGCAGAGGCTTTTTTTAATAGCATCAAATCAATCTGCGGCCCCTCCACCCAAGGATAAGCATCTTTTTGAAACAAGGATGTTTCGAAAAGACACTGTCACCTCCGctatatcatggcccaagcagagggtcacccctttgattttggtctgcttgaggtttcttcctcagagagagtttttccttaccactgttgctctggggtttggtaaggttagaccttacttgtgtgaagtgccttgaggcaactctgttgtgatttggcgctatataaatgaaaataaattgaaattgaaaattgaggatggcctgtgCCTGCTGAAGTcctaagatcaatcaatcaatcaatcaatttttttatatagcgccaaatcacaacaaacagttgccccaaggcgctttatattgtaaggcaaggccatacaataatgatgtaaaaccccaacggtcaaaacgaccccctgtgagcaagcacttggctacagtgggaaggaaaaactcccttttaacaggaagaaacctccagcagaaccaggctcagggaggggcagttttctgctgggactggttggggctgagggagagaaccaggaaaaagacatgctgtggaggggagcagagatcaatcaccaatgattaaatgcagagtggtgcatacagagcaaaaagagaaagaaacactcagtgcatcatgggaaccccccagcagtctacatctatagcagcataactaagggatggttcagggtcacctgatccagccctaactataagctttagcaaaaaggaaagttttaagcctaatcttaaaagtagagagggtgtctgtctccctgatctgaattgggagctggttccacaggagaggagcctgaaagctgaaggctctgcctcccattctatcaGTGCCTCCCATGACATCAGTGCTcgatggaaagaacactttgaagaTCTCTTGAACACCAACCCAATCATTGTGTAGGAGGAAGTGATGAGCCATTTTCCTAAGACAAAACATTGTTGAAGAACTCAGCTGAACCCCAACTCTCGAGAAAAGTCTGGTTGCCCTTAACCCTTTAAAGGCTTTATAGTTTTCAATAGAGTGTGGTAGATATCGGTGTGCTGatggttaactggtttaaaggcatgaaaaacaacaaagcaccTGGGGAAGATGACATTCCCTTTGAGGTTCTTGAAGGCAGTCCCCTTCTCCAACTCTCACTGCACCAGCTCATCAAAATCTGGACTCAAAAAGTAAGAAAATCTTTACGTATGTTAGCTGAATTTGCCATAAGATTCCACCCTGACAGAAGTTTTACCCAGCATTCATCACTGCACATCTGTACATGACAAAACTACCAAAGATTATAAGAAAATAGTCATTTACTTGAATCATGTTCCCAGTTTTGAAGGTTTGTGCATCATAATGACATAGTTTTGTTATAGCTTCTTGAAAACAATAGCAGACTTGTGGCAGCCTTTCTGAAGACTTCATGAAATGTGTCATGTGAGTTCTGCTTAACGATCAGTGTTTATGACATCAGCAGGCTTGAAGGCGGACTTTCCTCGGGTCATACCATATCGATAAAGGAGCACAGCAGATAGTCACTAAGATTTCACAGACTGTGTCCCGATTTAGGGGCTGCGTCCTTCTCCGGTTCCGTTCAGTGATATTCTGGTCTTCAGACACAGCGAAGGCCGCACCAGTTGCTCCGAAAGGAGGTGGTCTAGCCCACAGAGCAGATTGTGATTGTATCATTAGGTTGTCCCTCCCTGTCCCCTGTCACCACGCCCCTCACACACAAACACGACGAGCTGCACATGgggtctaatccattgtttagtTCTCATTTTTCAATCGTTATTTGTACTTAACGTATAAACATGACTTATCATTTTCtggggaaagaaggctgcattcattGGCGGCACTCAAAGCAGACTTTGAAATGAGACGGCCGTGTCGCGCAACGATGATGCATGTGGCTGAAGAATGCAGTCTGACAAGGACACAGcctctgaattgggacacagccattgttgCACGTTACAGGTAGTCTGGACAGcatggttaccatggtaacaaaAACATCATATGTGCAGTGAAGAGACGCAGCTGGTCGTGGCAGGTTTACCTCAAGGAGCAGAACGCTGTGGCTGCTGTGCCCTCACTCTTCACACAGGTAACGAGCTAGCATGCTAACAACAATGCTGTCATCTGTGCAGAATGCTAATGTCTCTGTGTGCGTGTCTCTGTCTTTCACGCAGTCCCAGGGTTTCCCCAGGAGGAGACATGGTTTTAAAGTTGGGATGAAACTGGAGGGCATCGATCCACTTCATCCATCCATGTTCTGTGTGCTGACTGTTACtgaggtaacacacacacacacgattaaGGCCCTTGCCCAGTATTAGTATTGTCTGGTCTGAATGGGGTTTGAAGTGAagctcctctggtctcaaacccaacacttaaccaggagaccaggggtgcccaacttTCTCTGAACATAAGTCTGCTTTAAACTTGACAGTGTACTGACATCTACCAAAGCCATATTGAAAGCCATAGcatagccacaatttattgtgcaccaatataataacatatTTTTCTGTCACAAAGGTAAagttttaacagtaataatatgttattgaagtaaatgtgcatggtgcaaagaatacGCACACGTAGGCCTTGGACTGGTccgtaacaacacaacaacaaacaacccaaacAATACAACTCCTAATTCAAGTTCCTTAGTGGGAcgtctggcactgagaggaggcagctggtctctcatagtccggacaggaggagctgagtgcagccgtaagAAGGCCACACGGTGGtcatcagcagtgttgccacagttactttgaaaaagtaacttagttactttactgattactcaattgtaaaagtaacttagttactttactgattactcaattgtaaaagtaactaagttagattactagttacttttttagttacttttcccagctgccgacaacaaccctctgccacgtcaacatgacaatgatacctgttttgccaaaactcactttatagtcaccctttcttgacttcaattaaaataaatacttgttttataaaaagtaaaataaagacgtctttcttgacctcatatttaactgttgacagcactgtaacagtaaaacttgcaatttcgagcctacattgtttataaaggtaactattaaattctaacatttttctaacatttaaattctctctaaacatttacttgtcgaaattattattattttaagcaatattagttgtagtaaaaaacggcttcaaaattgcacctttaatctaggggtgttgtgggggaggggggcacatccctcccccacgcccccattccatctagattcgcccctgctttggcgtttgagcacaaagaatggataacatttatttatgcagaaaacatgaccagatttacaggtaagaaagttttattgcgttttcacatcatgtggtcctcagaaagagagtttaggtgcatttgagtggaaaatagtgttagttgttgatgcgtcgcggaggatcagctgtttttaacgaccagatacagagcggctcagctcagctctaaataaaggaggaaaaaaagtataaaaatgtctttgtaaagttcagtgcaggtgtgctgatcaccgtgctttaagtggtgaggacgagtcgagcagctgcaaaaaaccgcggattaaaagctcacagctcgcttaaagtgggcagttcagtcgaaccccgacctcctgcccacggaccaagtttaacgctgttatcgacccacaatgaaaaataatagtaacgcacagtgacatggagaagtaactttaatctgattactgatttggaaagattaacgcgttagattactcgatactaaaaaaaagtggtcagattagagtaacgcgttactaagtaacgcgttaccggcatcactggtcatcagtcatggtggatctgtatttAGACTTGATGATTTTCAAGTGTGAAAAGGCAGATTCACACAAATAtgttgatccaaaatgtccagtctgattctgtgcagtttgtctgaggttgggctgcttctctttctgcattagattccagaattggGCATTAATGCCAGCTGTTGGTGTGGGTTTGAGCTCAGTGTCCatctcattctcaatagcacagATATccaggttcaatcaatcaatcaatcaatttttttatatagcgccaaatcacaacaaacagttgccccaaggcgctttatattgtaaggcaaggccatacaataattatgtaaaaccccaacggtcaaaacgaccccctgtgagcaagcacttggctacagtgggaaggaaaaactcccttttaacaggaagaaacctccagcagaactaggctcggggaggggcagtcttctgctgggactggttggggctgagggagagaaccaggaaaaagacatgctgtggaagagagcagagatcgatcactaatgattaaatgcagagtggtgcatacagagcaaaaagagaaagaaacactcagtgcatcatgggaaccccccagcagtctacgtctatagcagcataactaagggatggttcagggtcacctgatccagccctaactataagctttagcaaaaaggaaagttttaagcctaatcttaaaagtagagagggtgtctgtctccctgatctgaattgggagctggttccacaggagaggagcctgaaagctgaaggctctgcctcccattctactcttacaaaccctaggaactacaagtaagcctgcagtctgagagtgaagcgctctattggggtgatatggtactacgaggtccctaagataagatgggacctgattattcaaaaccttataagtaagaagaagaattttaaattctattctagaattaacaggaagccaatgaagagaggccaatatgggtgagatatgctctctccttctagtccccgtcagtactctagctgcagcattttgaattaactgaaggctttttagggaacttttaggacaacctgataataatgaattacaatagtccagcctagaggaaataaatgcatgaattagttttcagcatcactctgagacaagacctttctgattttagagatatttcgtaaatgcaaaaaaagcagtcctacatatttgtttaatatgcgctttgaatgacatatcctgatcaaaaatgactccaagatttctcacagtattactagaggtcagggtaatgccatccagagtaaggatctggttagacaccatgtttctaagatttgtggggccaagtacaataacttcagttttatctgagtttaaaagcaggaaattagaggtcatccatgtctttatgtctgtaagacaatcctgcagtttagctaattggtgtgtgtcctctggcttcatggatagataaagctgggtatcatctgcgtaacaatgaaaatttaagcaataccgtctaataatactgcctgagggaagcatgtataaagtgaataaaattggtcctagcacagaaccttgtggaactccataattaactttagtctgtgaagaagattccccatttacatgaacaaattgtaatctattagacaaatatgattcaaaccaccgcagctcagtgcctttaatacctatggcatgctctaatctctgtaataaaattttatggtcaacagtatcaaaagcagcactgaggtctaacagaacaagcacagagatgagtccactgtccgaggccataagaagatcatttgtaaccttcactaatgctgtttctgtactatgatgaattctaaaacctgactgaaactcttcaaatagaccattcctctgcagattatcagttagctgttttacaactaccctttcaagaatttttgagagaaaaggaaggttggagattggcctataattagctaagatagctgggtcaagtgatggctttttaagtttaagtttaattactgccaccttaaaagcctgtggtacatagccaactaacaaagatagattgatcatatttaagatcgaagcattaaataatggtagggcttccttgagcagcctggtaggaatggggtctaataaacatgttgatggtttggatgaagtaactaatgaaaataactcagacagaacaatcggagagaaagagtctaaccaaataccggcatcactgaaagcagccaaagataacgatacgtctttgggatggttatgagtaattttttttctaatagttaaaattttgttagcaaagaaagtcatgaagtcattactagttaaagttaatggaatactcagctcaatagagctctgactctttgtcagcctggctacagtgctggaaagaaacctggggttgttcttattttcttcaattagtgatgagtagaaagatgtcctagctttacggagggctttttttatagagcaacagactcttttcccaggctaagtgaagatcttctaaattagtgagacgccatttcctctccaacttacgggttatctgctttaagctacgagtttgtgagttataccacggagtcaggcacttctgatttaaagctctcttttttagaggagctacagcatccaaagttgtcttcaatgacgatgtaaaactattgacgagatactctatctcacttacagagtttaggtagctactctgcactgtgttggtatatggcattagagaacataaagaaggaatcatatccttaaacctagttacagtgctttctgaaagacttctagtgtaatgaaacttattccccactgctgggtagtccatcagagtaaatgtaaatgttattaagaaatgatcagacagaagggagttttcagggaatactgttaagtcttctatttccataccataagtcagaacaagatctaagatatgattaaagtggtgggtggactcatttactttttgagcaaagccaatagagtctaataatagattaaatgcagtgttgaggctgtcattctcagcatctgtgtggatgttaaaatcgcccactataattatcttatctgagctaagcactaagtcagacaaaaggtctgaaaattcacagagaaactcacagtaacgaccaggtggacgatagataataacaaataaaactggtttttgggacttccaatttggatggacaagactaagagtcaagctttcaaatgaattaaagctctgtctgggtttttgattaattaataagctggaatggaagattgctgctaatcctctgcctcggcccgtgctacgagcattctgacagttagtgtgactcgggggtgttgactcatttaaactaacatattcatcctgctgtaaccaggtttctgtaaggcagaataaatcaatatgttgatcaattattatatcatttaccaacagggaccacatttaactgttttagtctgtggtgcagttgaaggtgctatattattttttctttttgaatttttatgcttaaatagatttttgctggttattggtagtctgggagcaggcaccgtctctacggggatggggtaatgaggggatggcagggggagagaagctgcagagaggtgtgtaagactacaactctgcttcctggtcccaaccctggatagtcacggtttggaggatttaagaaaattggccagatttctagaaatgagagctgctccatccaaagtgggatggatgccgtctctcctaacaagaccaggttttccccagaagctttgccaattatctatgaagcccacctcattttttggacaccactcagacagccagcaattcaaggagaacatgcagctaaacatgtcactcccggtctgattggggaggggcccagagaaaactacagagtccgacattgtttttgcaaagttacacaccgatttaatgttaattttagtgacctccgattggcgtaaccgggtgtcattgctgccgacgtgaattacaatcttaccaaatttacgcttagccttagccagcagtttcaaatttccttcaatgtcgcctgctctggcccccggaagacaattgactatggttgctggtgtcgctaacttcacatttcgctaaccagagtcgccaataaccagagtttgatcctcggcgggtgtgtcttcgagtggggaaaaacggttagagatgtgaatgggttggtggtgtacacggggcttctgtttagggctacgcttcctcctcacagtcacccagtcagcctgctttcccgactgctcgggatctgccagggggtaactaacggcggctaagctaccttggttttccacggtgcggagccgagtctccaattcgcccagcctggcctccaaagctacgaataagctacacttattacaagtaccgttactgctaaaggaggccgaggaataactaaacatttcacacccagagcagaaaagtgcgggagagacaggagaagccgccatgctaaatcggctaagagctagtagctacgctaagctagcggattcctaaaaacacgcaaagtgaataatgtgtaaataatttagaggtgattcagcagaaggagtgctttagttaaggcacgtaaagattacactgggaaacaaatcgtaatctagataactagatcaatctaactgcgcagattaaacaatcaatcaatcaatcaatcaatttttttatatagcgccaaatcacaacaaacagttgccccaaggcgctttatattgtaaggcaaggccatacaataattatgtaaaaccccaacggtcaaaacgaccccctgtgagcaagcacttggctacagtgggaaggaaaaactcccttttaacaggaagaaacctccagcagaaccaggctcagggagaggcagtcttctgctgggactggttggggctgagggagagaaccaggaaaaagacatgctgtggaggggagcagagatcgatcactaatgattaaatgcagagtggtgcatacagagcaaaaagagaaagaaacagtgcatcatgggaaccccccagcagtctaagtctatagcagcataactaagggatggttcagggtcacctgatccagccctaactataaactttagcaaaaaggaaagttttaagcctaatcttaaaagtagagagggtgtctgtctccctgatctgaattgggagctggttccacaggagaggagcctgaaagctgaaggctctgcctcccattctactcttacaaaccctaggaactacaagtaagcctgcagtctgagagcgaagcgctctattggggtgatatggtactacgaggtccctaagataagatgggacctgattattcaaaaccttataagtaagaagaagaattttaaattctattctagaattaacaggaagccaatgaagagaggccaatatgggtgagatatgctctctccttctagtccccgtcagtactctagctgcagcattttgaattaactgaaggctttttagggaacttttaggacatcctgataataatgaattacaatagtccagcctagaggaaataaatgcatgaattagtttttcagcatcactctgagacaagacctttctgattttagagatattgcgtaaatgcaaaaaagcagtcctacatatttgtttaatatgcgctttgaatgacatatcctgatcaaaaatgactccaagatttctcacagtattactagaggtcagggtaatgccatccagagtaaggatctggttagacaccatgtttctaagatttgtggggccaagtacaataacttcagttttatctgagtttaaaagcaggaaattagaggtcatccatgtctttatgtctgtaagacaatcctgcagtttagctaattggtgtgtgtcctctggcttcatggatagataaagctgggtatcatctgcgtaacaatgaaaatttaagcaataccgtctaataatactgcctaagggaagcatgtataaagtgaataaaattggtcctagcacagaaccttgtggaactccataattaactttagtctgtgaagaagattccccatttacatgaacaaattgtaatctattagacaaatatgattcaaaccaccgcagcgcagtgcctttaatacctatggcaggcATGTTAGTGAGTTTTTTCCTGACGGCTGACCCCTCACTCTGATTTGTCCGGCGTGTTGCTGAGTTTTTACCGACCGCTGTCCCCTCTCTGTAATTGGTCAGATGTGTTGGTGAGTTTTTCCTGACGGCTGTCCCTTCGGTGTGATTGGTCATGTGGGTTGGTAAGTTTTTTCCTGACGGCTGTCCCTTCGCTGTGATTGGTCAGGCATGTTAGTGAGTTTTTTCCTGACCGCTGACCCCTCACTCTGATTAGTCCGGCGTGTTGCTGAGTTTTTACCAACCGCTGTCCCCTCTCTGTGATTGGTCAGATGTGTTGGTGAGTTTTTCCTGACGGCTGTCCATCGCTGTGATTGGTCATGTGGGGTGGTGAGTTTTTCCTGACGGCTGTTTCCTCGCTGTGATTGGTCCTGTGGGTTGGTGAGTTTTTGCTTATGGCTGTCCCTTCACTGTGATTAGTCAGGCGTGTTGGTGAGTTTTTCCTGATGGCTGTCCTCTTGCTGTGATTGCTCAGGCATGTTGGTGAGTTTTTCCGGACAGCTGTCCCTTCGCTGTGATTTGTCAGTTGTGTTAGTGAGTTTTTTCCTGACGGCTAACCCCTCACTGTGATTCGTCCGGCGTGTTGCTGAGTTTTTACCGATCGCTGTCCCCTCTCTGTGATTGGTCAGATGCCTTGGTGAGTTTTTCCTGATGCTGTCCCCTTGCTGTGATTTGTcaggtgtcttggtgactttttcctgaccactg belongs to Thalassophryne amazonica unplaced genomic scaffold, fThaAma1.1, whole genome shotgun sequence and includes:
- the LOC117506057 gene encoding lethal(3)malignant brain tumor-like protein 4; this encodes MSQQAANMKNRVSSGTLVKRRSWSWQVYLKEQNAVAAVPSLFTQSQGFPRRRHGFKVGMKLEGIDPLHPSMFCVLTVTEVIGCRLRLHIDGYSECYDFWVNADSPDIRPPGWCKENNHKLHPPKGKYCQPQPLIWDINST